The genomic stretch TCTCTTATCACGAAGAATCAACAAATACTGTGACGTTAGGTAAGTATCAAAATATGGAAGACATGAGTTAGATTGTGGTACTGTATGGACATTTGTCGGAGAGAACATCGCTGCATATTCAACTTAGCGGCCGGAAACTCCGACTAAGTCACCAAACATCCAAGTCTATGAATTGCAAAGCTTTGATTTGTTAAACCCAAATAAACCATATGTTTTTTTTCTGAAATGTTATAAAGAAGAAAGAGCTGTTTAACTCTGAAGAATCCTTATAAAAAAATCTGAAGAAACTTTTGCTGATATGTTTCATCTTAAATTTAGACTAAACAGATAGACTCGAAGTCTCTTTAAAGGCACAAAAAAATTGGATGGTTGTTCATAAAACAATGATTTGTCATTTCAATTCTTAATTCAACAGTGATTTGTCACATTGCATGACTCCTCatgatttgattttttttttcaccttGTCCGTGATCCCTCCACAGCCGAGCCATCAGCATGTGCCATTTCCTTGCTACCTTCACCTTATGTAGCCATCCTCAAGTCTAGGCTTGTCTCATATGAACATGAAGCATTTCGTTTAATTTCATTTCTCCAATACCATGATTCTTCTTCAATATTTTCCTTTATTTCAACCATGagatcaatcaaggttatataTTGTCTTTCCTTGAAATCCTATGGCCTTCATCAACTTTCTCTTATGGATACCATCCATATGATCAAGTAATCCATCATTGCAATTCCCTTTGATTCACACATTTTGACATAATAAAGTATCCATGCCGAGTGATTTTCCAACTCTTTATCTTATACAAGCAAGCTGATATTGGGAGCATATTACACCCATCATATCTTGTCTCTTTGCAATTTAATCTTTTCTTACTTATCCTTTCTTCACACTTGATTAATTTATAGTTCAGTCGTGATTAATACCAACGAACTATGGCCCTGTTTGGATACTTTAACTAAGTTAGAGGTTAGAGTTATTCTCTAGCTCATGACTAGCCCTCAACTAACTCCTAGCCAAAGAGGTGTTTAGATGCAAAGGTTAGATTGACAATAATGTACTTTTCCAATCATTTAGCTCTTTTCCAGCCGGATTTTGTGTGGCCTCTTTTTGCTCATGGCTCCGGCTCGTGATGAGCGATAAGGAGGGTGGTCAGAGCTTTTCACGCGGCAAGGAAAGAGCTTGTCGTCGTCGCCCCGGAGGACGGCTCCGTAGAGCCCAAGCCCTGGGAACCCCTCTACCGCAGGTGGTTGCAAGTTGAGATTGTGATCCACGAGTTTAGGACCGCTCAACGACGACTGCGAGCCCCACGCGAGTAAGCCATCTCTGTCCATCGATGGGAGGCGGTGGCGTGGCTAGGAGACGGCGGTGAGGCGGACTTATGGCGGCGGTGTTGGTTCCCGAGAGGCGGCGGCGCAGCTGCGGGTTTGCGTCACGCGTGGGGAAGAGTAACCGATCGCGCAACGGGAGGCGATCCCGTGCAGCAAAACAATGCTTTCCTATGCACCCCACATCAAATAGCCCTAAATATCCCAAATAAGCACCTCTTTGGGGGATAGTTTTTTGGATGAGTTAGATACAAATAACCTCAATCTAACCCTCATGTTTGGATACTTTAGAGCTATTTGAATCCTAAATAGCTAAATCTAACTCTAACCCATGGATATAGGGCCTATCAATTAGAGTTGGCTCCCACGAATTCAAGTAACCACGCAGTACATTGTACTCCGTATGTCTCTGAGTTCAACACACATGTACTAGTATATGTTTGCCCCTAGTCTTTTAAAATCgctaaataaattattttagttttttGAATAAGCTGCCGCTAAATGGCCTTCTATTACGTGCCGGTCCCGACCCGATCCGTGTAGGCCTGGCGGTCCCGGATTGGATCGAGCGGAACTCAATGCTGCTGCTTCGCTTTAGAATACGGGCGGCGGGACAGCCCACAAGCCACGAGCCACAGTCCCAGCCCACTGCCGGTGTCGGGTGCCGTGGCTGGCGTCGCGACACCGGGCGCCTCGCTTCCGCGAAGCTTCGCGGGTCGATCGCCCAGGCCAGGGCCGACCACGCATCCACGCCTCGCTCTGCCTACTCTAGCCGTCTGGACCCCGGCCCCCCCACGGGAAATTTTGCTCAGGTGACCAGGTCCAAGTCGCGGCAGGCGACAAACATGTTCCAGTTGGGGTAGCTGAAGAGAGCGACTTCCACTGTGATTTGTGAAGAGGCGACCAAGACGAGCGCGCAGTAACACGAACGCCTGGTTGGTTGATGCTGGTAGTAGTCAACTCTACTCTTGACCGTCCGTCTGGACCCGCCCCGCCCCCGGCGGACGCATCACGGCCGTTCGTCTGTCCTCACACGGCATACGGCGGTCAGCCAGTCAGTCAGCCCAGCCCCGGGGAACGGAGACTCACCGACGACTCCGTCCTGCGGTGCTACCTCACCGTTCTCCAGCGTGCCCCAGACGTCCAGCCAATCGTAAAAAACCCGAGGCTACCCTTCCATTTCCGTCCCAATTTTCCCAACATTAACAAGGGCATTTCAGTCCTGATATCACGTATAAGTAACTGCGCTCGCCGAGGTCACCACGCTGCggccaccaaaaaaaaaaaacctcccGCGAAACCACAGCTCAGTTCGGCGAGCGCTCTCAGCCATCAGACAGACATGGGCGCCGGCGCAGGCGACGGCACGCTCCCCAAGGTCGGCGAGGTGGCGATGTCGTGCGACGATGGTCCGGGCCAGGTCCCGTTCTCCAAGCGCCCGCACGTCCCCGACCCCGGCCCACCGCAGCAGGTGTCCGACCCGGCGAACTACGCCGTCGCTGGCAAGATCCTGCTCGCCGTGGCGGGGGCGTTCGCGGGCGTGCTCCTGGCGCTCGTCGCGCTGCACCTCTACAGCAgcacccggcgccggcgcctcggcctaggcggcggcggcggccagcggCGGCTGCTCCGGAGCCTGGCCATCGCCGGTGGCGGTGACGAGGACCGCCGCGACGGGGCGCTTCCTTCCCCCCGCGGCGGCCTCGACCCCGCGGTGCTCGCGGCGATACCGGTGGTAGTGGTCGACGACGCGGGCGCCCGGGGGGACTGCGCGGTCTGCCTCGCGGAGCTCGAGCCCGGGGAGAAGGCCCGCGCGCTGCCGCGGTGCGGCCACCGCTTCCACGTCGAGTGCATCGACGCCTGGTTCCGCGGGAACGCCACGTGCCCGCTCTGCCGCGccgacgtcgtcgtcgtggcGCCGGCGGGCGCTGCCGCGCCGTCCGCGCCACCCGAGGGCGGGGCGCAGCCGGAGGTGCGCATAGACGTGATGGCAGGGGACGCCGTCGCCGCGCTGCCGGCCAATGGCGGCTCCACGGTGGCGCCGGTGATGGGGAGGCTGCATAGCGGCAGGGATCTTGAGAAGGCGAGGCGGGTCTTCGCTTCCACCCGATTCTCTTCCTTCTGACGGGCCCCCATCGGAGGACCTAGCTAGGAAGCTTCCTCCGATTTCCGCACATGGACCTCTGATTGTTTCGGAGCGTTCTGCCGTTCCACATTTCCACTGTACATAGATTTGTTGGTGATGCCAGCTATTTTTGCCATGATTTGTACGTAGTACGATTTTTGCGGATGGACTCGTTCGTGGACATATCTTTCTCGATCATGACTCTTGAGTGAGCCGTGAGGACTACTACTGAGAACGACGATCCATCCGTATGTATCAACCAAAAATTATCTGCGATTTTTATAGAAATTGACACTAAGGagaaaaaatctaaaaactagTATAAAAAAAATCGTAGTGGACTTTTTGATAATACGTACGGTAAGTCAACCATGAATGAATAAGGTTAATataataagagcatctccaagagattagctaaatcattttctaaaggtaAATTTAGTTATTGTTAAAGAAAAAACGTTTACAA from Sorghum bicolor cultivar BTx623 chromosome 3, Sorghum_bicolor_NCBIv3, whole genome shotgun sequence encodes the following:
- the LOC8079624 gene encoding E3 ubiquitin-protein ligase EL5 encodes the protein MGAGAGDGTLPKVGEVAMSCDDGPGQVPFSKRPHVPDPGPPQQVSDPANYAVAGKILLAVAGAFAGVLLALVALHLYSSTRRRRLGLGGGGGQRRLLRSLAIAGGGDEDRRDGALPSPRGGLDPAVLAAIPVVVVDDAGARGDCAVCLAELEPGEKARALPRCGHRFHVECIDAWFRGNATCPLCRADVVVVAPAGAAAPSAPPEGGAQPEVRIDVMAGDAVAALPANGGSTVAPVMGRLHSGRDLEKARRVFASTRFSSF